Proteins from one Telopea speciosissima isolate NSW1024214 ecotype Mountain lineage chromosome 1, Tspe_v1, whole genome shotgun sequence genomic window:
- the LOC122664870 gene encoding agamous-like MADS-box protein AGL80 — translation MGRKKVKLALIPDEAARRSTFFGRKNGMMKKLSELSTLCDVQTFAIIYSPYQQQPFVWPSDPLEAEKVLSMFQSMPAMEQSKKMLNQEGYLKERINKVEDQLRKVQMENRMKEMTKLMYECLKGKDLNDLAIPELTDLTTVVDDKIEAIAKRIEEFNLTQPEIGTSMNIAGASSSVDDSMDLQVAVDALQGLPDVNLDEAMPCFGNEVVAPYVDNSSGTPPFYP, via the coding sequence ATGGGAAGGAAGAAGGTCAAGCTTGCCTTGATCCCTGACGAGGCAGCAAGGAGAAGTACCTTctttggaagaaagaatgggATGATGAAGAAGCTAAGTGAACTTAGCACGTTATGTGATGTTCAGACGTTTGCTATCATTTACAGTCCCTATCAACAACAACCTTTCGTTTGGCCTTCTGATCCACTGGAAGCAGAAAAGGTACTTAGCATGTTCCAGAGCATGCCTGCAATGGAACAAAGCAAGAAGATGCTGAACCAGGAAGGGTATCTCAAGGAAAGGATCAACAAAGTAGAGGATCAATTGAGGAAAGTTCAAATGGAGAACAGAATGAAAGAGATGACGAAGCTTATGTACGAGTGTTTGAAGGGTAAGGATCTGAATGATCTTGCCATCCCTGAGTTAACTGATTTAACTACTGTGGTTGATGATAAGATAGAGGCTATAGCAAAAAGGATTGAAGAATTTAACCTAACTCAACCAGAGATTGGGACTTCAATGAACATCGCGGGAGCGTCAAGCTCAGTTGATGATAGTATGGATTTGCAGGTTGCTGTGGATGCTTTACAAGGACTACCAGATGTGAATCTAGATGAAGCTATGCCTTGCTTTGGCAATGAAGTTGTGGCACCATATGTGGACAATAGTTCAGGGACTCCTCCTTTCTATCCTTAA
- the LOC122664959 gene encoding agamous-like MADS-box protein AGL80 — MGRKKIKLALIPNEAERRNTFYGRKNDIMKKLRELSTLCDVQTFAIIYSPYQQKPIVWPTDPLDAERVLNMFKSMPSFEQGKKMLSQVGYLQERINKGKDQLRKLQMENRKKEMMRLMYECLKGKDLNDLTMLDLTDLTKVVDEKIKAIAKRIEALKQTQSEIGTSTNIAGASSPVDDSMDLQVAVDALQELPYVNLDEAMPCFGNEVVAPYVDNNAWTAPFCP; from the coding sequence ATGGGCAGGAAGAAGATCAAGCTTGCCTTGATCCCTAACGAGGCAGAAAGGAGAAATACTTTCTACGGAAGAAAGAATGATATAATGAAGAAGCTACGTGAACTTAGCACGTTATGTGATGTTCAGACGTTTGCTATCATTTACAGTCCCTATCAACAAAAACCTATCGTTTGGCCCACTGATCCACTGGATGCAGAAAGAGTGCTTAATATGTTCAAGAGCATGCCTTCATTCGAACAAGGAAAGAAGATGTTGAGCCAGGTAGGGTATCTCCAAGAAAGGATCAACAAAGGAAAGGATCAATTGAGGAAGCTTCAAATGGAGAACAgaaagaaggagatgatgaGGCTTATGTACGAGTGTTTGAAGGGTAAGGATCTGAATGATCTTACCATGCTTGATTTAACTGATTTAACTAAAGTGGTTGATGAAAAGATAAAGGCCATAGCAAAAAGGATTGAAGCACTTAAGCAAACTCAATCAGAGATTGGGACTTCAACGAACATCGCCGGAGCGTCAAGCCCAGTTGATGATAGTATGGATTTGCAGGTGGCTGTGGATGCTTTACAAGAGCTACCATATGTGAATCTAGATGAAGCTATGCCTTGCTTTGGCAACGAAGTTGTGGCACCATATGTGGACAATAATGCATGGACTGCTCCTTTCTGTCCTTAA